One part of the bacterium genome encodes these proteins:
- a CDS encoding cobalamin biosynthesis protein CbiG, with protein MTTPPGGSGELYAIALTKTGAKTALRLAGATGAKVYLPERFATGEAIPFSEPVASLIARLWKKSRGLFLVMASGIAVRSIAPLLKDKYTDPAVILLDSEGSFAVPLLSGHLGGANELAQELAQELGLQAVITTATDTAKKPAVEVWAAKKGWAIENRGAVRLINSAWVNGDGVGLYLDPLLSLDLVEDIAEHLAFISTGAGEARSYGGPLIAVTPRLEELPGALFVRPKVLCLGVGCRLGADPKTVREGILGALASSGLSPLCAAMVASVDAKKNEAALIELAKSLGAPFLTFSSETLAKFETPNPSRRVMEAVGTSSVSEAAALAGSSGGSLLIEKKSGGVWTLAVALIAAENK; from the coding sequence GCGAAAGTCTACCTTCCCGAGCGCTTCGCCACCGGGGAGGCGATACCCTTCTCCGAGCCGGTGGCGTCCCTCATCGCAAGACTCTGGAAAAAGAGCAGGGGGCTCTTTCTGGTAATGGCTTCCGGCATCGCGGTGCGCTCCATAGCGCCCCTGCTGAAGGACAAATACACCGATCCGGCGGTTATACTGCTCGATTCGGAGGGCAGCTTCGCCGTTCCCCTCCTTTCGGGTCACCTCGGCGGCGCGAACGAACTTGCACAGGAGCTTGCCCAAGAACTCGGCCTTCAGGCGGTCATAACCACCGCCACCGATACGGCGAAAAAGCCTGCCGTCGAAGTCTGGGCGGCGAAAAAGGGGTGGGCGATTGAAAACAGGGGCGCGGTAAGGCTGATAAATTCTGCCTGGGTCAACGGCGACGGAGTCGGGCTCTACCTCGACCCCCTCCTCTCGCTAGACCTCGTTGAGGATATCGCCGAACATCTCGCCTTCATCTCGACCGGCGCAGGAGAGGCCAGAAGCTACGGAGGCCCGCTGATCGCGGTGACTCCCCGGCTGGAGGAGCTTCCCGGAGCGCTCTTCGTAAGGCCGAAGGTTCTTTGTCTCGGCGTTGGGTGCAGACTCGGCGCGGACCCTAAAACCGTCCGGGAAGGGATTCTGGGGGCGCTCGCTTCATCGGGACTTTCTCCACTGTGCGCGGCGATGGTCGCCAGCGTAGACGCCAAGAAAAACGAAGCAGCCCTCATTGAACTGGCAAAGAGCCTCGGAGCGCCGTTCCTCACTTTTTCCTCTGAAACACTCGCAAAATTTGAAACGCCCAACCCCTCGCGGAGAGTCATGGAAGCCGTCGGCACCTCCTCGGTCTCGGAGGCTGCCGCGCTCGCGGGAAGTTCGGGCGGCTCGCTTTTAATTGAAAAAAAGTCCGGAGGAGTCTGGACTCTGGCCGTGGCCCTGATTGCGGCGGAGAATAAATAA
- the cobJ gene encoding precorrin-3B C(17)-methyltransferase produces the protein MIYIVGIGPGSREHMTSRALCALMEAEVIVGYSLYVGMLGSLIEGKEVVSTGMTRETERCQKAVELALLGRKVAVVSTGDPGVYGMAGLVLELLEKADPEGRVEVEVVPGVSAVSAAASLLGAPLMTDFAVISLSDLMTPWETIEKRLEGAGAGDFVVALYNPRSKKRVKHLDRACAILMRHRPPSTPVGIVRNALREDQSIRLTTLGNAAGEEVDMMCVIIIGNSTTRILGGRIVTPRGYGVE, from the coding sequence ATGATTTACATCGTAGGCATCGGCCCCGGCTCGCGGGAGCACATGACAAGCCGCGCCCTTTGCGCCCTCATGGAAGCCGAAGTTATAGTCGGCTACTCCCTTTACGTCGGAATGCTCGGCTCCCTTATTGAGGGCAAGGAAGTGGTCTCCACCGGCATGACCCGCGAGACGGAGCGGTGCCAAAAGGCCGTCGAGCTCGCCCTCCTAGGGCGCAAAGTCGCCGTGGTGTCCACCGGAGACCCCGGGGTCTACGGCATGGCCGGACTCGTCCTCGAACTCCTCGAAAAAGCCGACCCGGAAGGCCGTGTGGAGGTTGAGGTGGTCCCCGGAGTTTCGGCGGTCAGCGCCGCGGCCTCGCTCCTCGGAGCCCCGCTGATGACGGATTTCGCCGTAATCTCCCTCTCCGACCTCATGACGCCCTGGGAGACCATCGAAAAGCGCCTCGAAGGCGCGGGAGCGGGGGATTTCGTCGTCGCCCTCTACAACCCCCGGTCGAAAAAGCGCGTCAAACATCTCGACCGCGCCTGCGCTATACTTATGCGTCATCGCCCCCCTTCGACCCCCGTCGGCATAGTGCGAAACGCCCTTCGGGAAGACCAGTCCATCCGGCTGACGACCCTGGGGAACGCGGCGGGCGAAGAGGTGGACATGATGTGCGTGATAATAATAGGAAATTCGACGACCCGTATTCTGGGGGGCAGAATCGTCACCCCGCGCGGGTACGGCGTAGAATAA
- a CDS encoding ACT domain-containing protein, translating into MVQAKKGKKIVIAVIGRDQVGIVAKVATVLAENTVNIEDINQKVFAGDVFAMTMMADISGSALGLAEINAKLDEAVGPMGLKVTIQDAELFQYMHRV; encoded by the coding sequence ATGGTTCAGGCTAAAAAAGGTAAAAAGATAGTGATCGCCGTCATCGGACGCGATCAGGTGGGCATCGTCGCCAAGGTCGCGACGGTCCTGGCCGAAAACACCGTCAACATCGAGGACATAAACCAGAAGGTCTTCGCGGGCGACGTCTTCGCCATGACGATGATGGCCGACATCTCCGGCTCCGCGCTTGGGCTGGCGGAGATAAACGCGAAACTCGACGAGGCCGTCGGGCCGATGGGGCTCAAGGTAACGATTCAGGACGCCGAGCTTTTCCAGTATATGCACCGGGTCTGA
- a CDS encoding PFL family protein yields MKFSSEEIYETIGMIADEKLDIRTVTLGLSLWDCSDPDPKKCADKIGRKIRSKAERLRDTALEIETQYGLPIVNTRISLSPLALIVPSKVPEAFVEVAHAIDLAARDVGVNFVGGFSALVHKGETHVDRALIKAIPEVLSTTERLCSSISVASLRTGINMDACYEMGKILLETANLTAEADGLGCAKLVIFANAVEDNPFMAGAFFGPGEPENAILVGVSGPGTVRRALEKLGPGANLGEVAEAIKKTAFKITRAGELVGRQMAKKLGVSFGILDLSLAPTPAEGDSVAQILEVMGLARAGAPGSTAALMMLNDAVKKGGSFASSSVGGLSGAFIPVSEDAAMIRAAEEGAITIEKLEAMSAVCSVGLDMIAVPGDTSAETLAGIIADEMAIGVANNKTTAVRIIPAPGKKAGDRVHFGGLLGEAPVMPVSRVSAEGFIRRGGRIPAPLQGLRN; encoded by the coding sequence ATGAAGTTTTCAAGCGAAGAGATCTACGAAACCATCGGCATGATAGCCGATGAGAAGCTGGATATAAGGACGGTCACCCTCGGCCTCTCCCTGTGGGACTGCTCCGACCCCGATCCGAAGAAGTGCGCCGACAAGATCGGCCGCAAGATACGCTCAAAGGCGGAGAGGCTAAGGGACACGGCGCTGGAGATCGAAACCCAGTACGGCCTCCCCATAGTCAACACCCGCATAAGCCTCTCGCCCCTCGCCCTGATCGTCCCCTCGAAGGTGCCGGAGGCTTTCGTAGAGGTCGCCCACGCCATCGACCTTGCCGCCCGCGACGTCGGGGTCAATTTCGTCGGCGGCTTCTCCGCCCTCGTCCACAAGGGGGAGACCCACGTGGACAGGGCGCTGATAAAGGCCATTCCCGAGGTCCTTTCCACCACCGAAAGGCTCTGTTCCTCGATCTCGGTCGCTTCTCTGCGCACCGGCATAAACATGGACGCCTGCTACGAGATGGGGAAGATACTGCTGGAGACCGCAAACCTCACCGCCGAGGCGGACGGCCTCGGCTGCGCGAAGCTGGTCATCTTCGCCAACGCCGTCGAGGACAACCCCTTCATGGCGGGGGCCTTCTTCGGCCCCGGCGAGCCTGAAAACGCCATTCTGGTCGGCGTCTCAGGCCCCGGAACGGTGAGGCGCGCCCTCGAAAAGCTCGGCCCCGGCGCTAATCTCGGCGAGGTCGCCGAAGCCATTAAAAAGACGGCCTTCAAGATTACAAGGGCCGGAGAGCTTGTCGGCAGGCAGATGGCGAAGAAGCTGGGCGTAAGCTTCGGCATACTCGATCTTTCCCTCGCGCCCACCCCCGCCGAGGGCGACTCGGTGGCGCAGATACTGGAGGTGATGGGGCTCGCCCGCGCGGGCGCTCCCGGCTCAACCGCCGCCCTGATGATGCTCAACGACGCCGTCAAGAAGGGCGGCTCCTTCGCCTCCTCCTCGGTCGGCGGACTCTCCGGGGCCTTCATCCCCGTCAGCGAGGACGCGGCGATGATACGGGCCGCCGAAGAGGGAGCGATAACCATAGAGAAGCTTGAGGCGATGAGCGCGGTATGCTCGGTCGGCCTCGATATGATAGCCGTCCCCGGCGACACCTCCGCCGAGACCCTCGCGGGCATAATAGCCGACGAGATGGCGATAGGCGTCGCCAACAACAAGACCACCGCCGTCAGGATAATCCCCGCTCCCGGAAAGAAGGCGGGCGACAGGGTCCACTTCGGCGGCCTCCTCGGCGAAGCGCCGGTGATGCCGGTCAGCAGGGTGAGCGCCGAAGGTTTCATCAGGCGAGGCGGTCGCATACCCGCGCCATTACAGGGACTTCGCAATTGA
- a CDS encoding aminoacyl-tRNA deacylase: MSVTQAMRFLDAKKIPYEIREYDFRVKGAEYAAEALGWPPESMIKTLVAGLDKRFVLSLMPAGRELSLKKLARVAGGKNARMSTVEEAEKQTGYLVGGISPFGVRKAMEVWMEESLTGFEKAGINGGRRGCIIFLSPKDIRESLGAKTADLTA; the protein is encoded by the coding sequence ATGTCCGTAACCCAGGCGATGCGCTTTCTCGACGCGAAAAAGATTCCCTACGAGATTCGCGAGTACGACTTTCGCGTTAAAGGGGCCGAGTACGCCGCCGAGGCCCTCGGCTGGCCGCCCGAGTCGATGATAAAGACCCTCGTGGCCGGACTCGACAAGCGCTTCGTCCTTAGCCTGATGCCCGCGGGGAGGGAGCTTTCCCTAAAAAAGCTCGCCCGCGTCGCGGGAGGAAAAAACGCCCGCATGTCCACGGTGGAGGAGGCCGAAAAGCAGACAGGCTATCTCGTCGGCGGGATAAGCCCCTTCGGCGTCAGGAAGGCGATGGAGGTCTGGATGGAGGAGTCGCTCACCGGCTTTGAAAAGGCCGGGATAAACGGCGGGCGGCGCGGGTGCATAATATTTCTCTCCCCGAAGGACATCAGGGAGAGTCTCGGCGCGAAGACCGCCGACCTTACGGCCTGA
- a CDS encoding dipeptidase produces the protein MEKILKALKDSEAETFSGLFEFLRFPSVSADPQSAGDVRRCAEWLAEKMKMDGFAASVEETGGHPAVLGRWDKNPGAPTVLIYGHYDVQPAVKSDGWNHEPFTPVIDGEKLYCRGSSDDKGQFWCHYAAAKAHLKAYGKLPVNVIFLVEGEEEANTGKFDNYVRESAKKLACDAVIVSDGPMYGDGFPALTYSLRGLAYMEFTVTGPDRDLHSGVMGGIVMNPAQALAKMITSLKDEEGRIMVEGFFDGVAPVAQWERDNWKKLPFDEAASAKEIGVETLAGEVGYTWLERLWARPTLDVNGMWSGYIGEGSKTIIPSAASAKISCRLVPGQDPDRIAELLEAKMRSVMPKGVTMTAKMLAKAQPVLLPYSGPAVEGALAAMEAAYGREPFRIREGATIPVVHTLAESLGAPVVLAGLGRVSDRIHGPDEHFRLEDLRSGMEFSARLLTELAGRL, from the coding sequence ATGGAAAAGATATTAAAGGCACTGAAAGACAGCGAGGCGGAGACATTCTCCGGGCTTTTCGAGTTCCTGCGCTTTCCCTCCGTCAGCGCCGACCCCCAAAGCGCCGGTGACGTTCGCCGCTGCGCCGAATGGCTCGCTGAAAAGATGAAAATGGACGGCTTTGCCGCCTCCGTCGAGGAGACCGGCGGCCATCCCGCGGTGCTCGGAAGGTGGGACAAAAATCCCGGCGCTCCGACCGTTCTCATCTACGGCCACTACGACGTGCAGCCCGCCGTGAAAAGCGATGGCTGGAACCACGAGCCCTTTACGCCGGTCATCGACGGCGAGAAACTCTACTGCAGGGGTTCCAGCGACGACAAGGGGCAGTTCTGGTGCCACTACGCGGCGGCGAAGGCGCACCTTAAAGCTTACGGAAAGCTCCCGGTCAACGTCATCTTCCTCGTCGAGGGAGAGGAGGAGGCGAACACCGGCAAGTTCGACAACTACGTGCGGGAAAGCGCGAAAAAGCTCGCCTGCGACGCCGTAATCGTCAGCGACGGCCCGATGTACGGCGACGGCTTCCCGGCCCTCACCTACAGCCTCCGGGGGCTCGCCTACATGGAGTTCACCGTCACCGGCCCCGACCGCGACCTCCACTCCGGCGTGATGGGCGGGATAGTGATGAACCCCGCGCAGGCGCTGGCTAAAATGATAACTTCCCTCAAGGACGAAGAGGGCAGGATTATGGTTGAGGGGTTTTTCGACGGCGTTGCCCCTGTGGCACAGTGGGAGCGGGACAACTGGAAGAAGCTCCCCTTCGACGAGGCGGCGTCCGCGAAGGAAATCGGGGTCGAAACCCTCGCCGGGGAAGTCGGCTATACCTGGCTTGAGCGCCTCTGGGCTAGGCCGACCCTCGACGTCAACGGGATGTGGAGCGGTTACATCGGAGAGGGCTCGAAGACGATAATTCCCTCCGCGGCCTCCGCCAAGATCTCCTGCCGCCTCGTTCCGGGTCAAGACCCGGACAGAATCGCCGAACTCCTCGAAGCGAAGATGAGAAGCGTGATGCCGAAGGGCGTCACGATGACTGCAAAGATGCTGGCCAAGGCGCAGCCGGTCCTTCTGCCTTACTCGGGTCCGGCGGTGGAGGGAGCTCTCGCCGCGATGGAGGCGGCCTACGGGAGGGAGCCTTTCAGGATACGGGAAGGGGCGACGATCCCGGTCGTACACACCCTGGCCGAATCCCTTGGCGCTCCGGTGGTCCTCGCAGGTCTGGGGCGCGTCTCCGACCGCATCCACGGCCCCGACGAACATTTCAGGCTTGAGGATCTGCGTAGCGGGATGGAATTTTCAGCGAGGCTGCTTACGGAACTTGCCGGAAGACTTTAA
- a CDS encoding DUF2971 domain-containing protein encodes MITLYKYRPFNEFLKPIIKSQKIFFPARAKLNDPEDLKVNLINDVDEDIYRNFLLQRARQELWPRQRLRYELKKCLTAQGLSKLAIKKIENTQRVMQNYLDTLGILSLTKAKDSPELWKEYADEGKGVCIVFHLPEKNEYLFEVKYEDQRPQLLLSKLMLSPDAESEMMKVLYTKTKAKFEHEAEWRYFLKNGNSEFPFIGAVESIILGKNMPTKHKETIQGWIADAPTPIRVIIYKFGGITRAVGKRREKPRFQGDAQREARHNRVLGEL; translated from the coding sequence GTGATTACTCTTTATAAATACAGGCCGTTTAACGAATTTCTTAAGCCAATAATTAAGTCACAGAAAATATTTTTCCCTGCAAGAGCTAAGCTTAACGATCCGGAAGATTTGAAAGTAAATCTCATTAATGACGTGGATGAAGATATATATCGTAATTTTCTGTTGCAAAGAGCACGGCAGGAATTATGGCCACGCCAACGTTTAAGATATGAGCTTAAAAAATGTTTAACAGCCCAAGGGTTATCCAAACTGGCTATAAAAAAAATTGAAAACACACAAAGAGTTATGCAAAATTATCTAGATACCCTTGGCATACTGTCGCTCACTAAAGCTAAAGATAGCCCAGAATTGTGGAAGGAGTATGCCGATGAAGGCAAGGGTGTATGTATTGTTTTCCATTTGCCTGAAAAAAATGAATATTTATTTGAAGTTAAGTATGAAGATCAAAGGCCACAGTTGCTATTGAGCAAATTAATGTTGAGTCCTGACGCCGAATCAGAAATGATGAAGGTATTATATACAAAAACAAAAGCTAAATTTGAACATGAGGCAGAATGGCGTTATTTTCTCAAGAATGGTAATTCTGAATTCCCATTTATAGGGGCTGTTGAATCGATAATTCTCGGTAAAAACATGCCTACCAAACACAAAGAAACAATTCAGGGTTGGATTGCGGACGCACCAACTCCAATTCGGGTTATTATATATAAATTCGGGGGCATTACCAGGGCTGTTGGAAAACGTCGAGAGAAGCCCCGGTTTCAAGGAGACGCACAGCGAGAAGCGAGACATAACCGGGTGTTAGGCGAGCTTTGA
- a CDS encoding single-stranded DNA-binding protein — protein sequence MARGVNKAILIGNLGKDPEVRYTQGGTAVCNFSLATTERQKKGDEWVDHTEWHNIVVFGKTAENCQQYLKKGSTAYIEGRIQNRKWQDKEGKDRYTTEIVAQSIQFLGGRPSGGGGGGSSSADAGGGSYGGGGEDFPSGGGGGFDPNDDIPF from the coding sequence ATGGCCAGAGGCGTAAACAAGGCGATACTGATAGGAAATCTCGGCAAGGACCCCGAGGTGCGTTACACGCAAGGGGGCACCGCCGTGTGCAACTTCTCGCTGGCGACAACCGAGCGCCAGAAAAAGGGCGACGAATGGGTTGACCACACCGAGTGGCACAACATCGTCGTCTTCGGAAAAACGGCCGAGAACTGCCAGCAGTACCTCAAGAAGGGCTCCACGGCCTACATCGAGGGGCGCATCCAGAACCGCAAGTGGCAGGACAAAGAGGGCAAGGACCGCTACACCACTGAGATAGTCGCGCAATCCATACAGTTTCTGGGCGGACGACCCAGCGGCGGAGGAGGCGGCGGAAGCAGCAGCGCGGACGCCGGTGGCGGAAGCTACGGCGGCGGCGGCGAGGATTTCCCGAGCGGCGGCGGCGGGGGGTTTGACCCCAACGACGACATCCCGTTTTAA
- a CDS encoding membrane protein insertion efficiency factor YidD has product MSTGSGKTDLRKLAAALLLLSLARPAFAGWNPPGWEKPPPAAVEGGVGAGETVANGLLYVYRSYVSPIDSGKCPSYPSCSAYALSAIKQYGPAAGIMLTAGRLVSEADEAAFSPAVYKGRWLVSSPPERDMAFLAGEK; this is encoded by the coding sequence TTGTCTACCGGCAGCGGAAAGACTGATTTGAGGAAACTTGCGGCGGCACTGCTTCTTCTGTCTCTTGCCCGCCCCGCCTTCGCGGGGTGGAACCCTCCGGGATGGGAGAAACCCCCTCCCGCCGCTGTGGAAGGGGGCGTCGGCGCGGGTGAAACGGTCGCCAACGGGCTGCTTTACGTCTACCGCAGCTACGTAAGCCCCATCGACAGCGGCAAGTGCCCGAGCTACCCCTCCTGCTCCGCCTACGCCCTCTCGGCGATAAAACAGTACGGCCCCGCGGCGGGGATAATGCTCACCGCCGGGCGGCTGGTCTCCGAGGCCGACGAAGCCGCTTTCTCCCCCGCCGTCTACAAGGGGCGGTGGCTGGTTTCGAGCCCTCCCGAGCGGGACATGGCCTTTCTGGCTGGTGAAAAGTGA
- a CDS encoding serine acetyltransferase: MSEKKKIIPVLDPLSEEGVVCSAVEDQTKDCREQLPEVVEAILESCRSDAETMTHVESELLPSKEEVRRLVRMMLEIVFPGFFGDKLVDRSSLPFYIGEKTAELHDRLSLQIERAIRHECRRTKRSCTHCVELGKIDALEFLKKMPEVRRLAASDVRAAFRGDPAAKSYDEVVFCYPGLFAITVYRLAHVMHSLKVPLLPRMMTEYAHGETGIDIHPGAAIGEEFFVDHGSGVVIGETCEIGKGVTLYQGVTLGALSFAKDEQGALVRGTKRHPTIEDEVVIYSGATILGGATVVGKGSVIGGNVWVTRSVPPGTTVTMSSPELVYRQRKD, translated from the coding sequence ATGAGTGAGAAGAAAAAGATAATTCCGGTTCTAGACCCTCTTTCGGAGGAGGGCGTCGTCTGCAGCGCCGTAGAGGACCAGACGAAGGACTGCAGGGAACAGCTCCCCGAGGTCGTCGAAGCGATACTCGAAAGCTGCCGTAGCGATGCGGAGACCATGACCCACGTGGAATCAGAGCTTCTGCCCTCCAAGGAGGAGGTCAGGCGGCTCGTCCGCATGATGCTGGAGATAGTCTTTCCCGGCTTTTTCGGCGACAAGCTTGTTGACAGGTCCTCCCTCCCCTTCTACATCGGGGAAAAGACCGCCGAACTCCACGACAGGCTTTCGCTGCAGATCGAGCGCGCCATCCGCCACGAGTGCAGGCGCACCAAGCGCTCCTGCACCCACTGCGTCGAGCTTGGGAAGATAGACGCCCTCGAATTCCTGAAGAAGATGCCGGAGGTGAGGCGTCTGGCGGCCAGCGACGTGCGCGCGGCCTTCCGCGGCGACCCTGCGGCCAAGAGCTACGACGAAGTGGTCTTCTGCTACCCCGGCCTTTTCGCCATAACCGTTTACCGGCTGGCCCACGTAATGCACAGCCTCAAGGTCCCTCTTCTTCCCCGTATGATGACCGAATACGCCCACGGCGAAACCGGCATAGACATCCACCCCGGCGCGGCGATCGGCGAGGAATTCTTCGTGGACCACGGCTCCGGCGTCGTCATCGGCGAGACCTGCGAGATAGGCAAGGGCGTCACCCTCTATCAGGGCGTCACCCTCGGCGCGCTGAGTTTCGCCAAAGACGAGCAGGGCGCTCTGGTGCGGGGCACCAAGAGACACCCGACCATCGAGGACGAGGTGGTCATCTACTCCGGCGCTACCATCCTCGGCGGCGCGACGGTCGTCGGCAAGGGCAGCGTTATCGGGGGCAACGTGTGGGTGACGCGCTCCGTCCCGCCGGGGACGACCGTAACCATGTCGAGCCCGGAACTTGTCTACCGGCAGCGGAAAGACTGA
- a CDS encoding menaquinone biosynthesis decarboxylase, producing the protein MAAFASLREFITALEKAGELKRIAEEVSCDLEIAAVSDLEMKSPGGGKALLFEKVTGHSMPVLVNAFGSKKRIAMALNGDPDSHAARIEELLHLAPPTGIGDFLKLLPKVASLRSVVPRKKKSGKPPCQEVVLTGEAIDLTKIPVLTCWPDDGGPFVTLPCVVTKDPATGRQNVGMYRIQIFDKKTTGMHWHIHKDGSVSHDAHRRLGKRMEVAVAIGTDPAVTYAATAPLPQGIDEFMFAGFLRQKPVELARCVTVDLWVPSTAEIILEGYVEPGETRIEGPFGDHTGYYSPADPYPVFHLTAITHRKNPVYFATVVGIPPMEDEWLGWATERLFLPLLRTNWPEVVEMHLPVEGVFHNLCLASIRKLYPMQARRLMSGFWGAGQMSFTKTICVMEENDPVRDPAAALKVVLDRVRIPEDLVFSEGVLDALDHSSPHPLWGGKFGVDATVKIEGEPGAGEILPASPPVGPEEVYSKLKSSFPGLLSCLAPVRGTRLGLFLLVLEKRRPGEGAELAKSALGCEGVDIAVAVEGSAGDPLGVLAWRAFSSVDPKRDIAVTGKKLAIDATFKSGPEEGHFREWPKEVSHPPEVITKARKLLKDE; encoded by the coding sequence TTGGCGGCTTTTGCCTCTCTTCGGGAATTCATAACTGCGCTGGAAAAGGCGGGGGAGCTAAAACGCATCGCCGAAGAGGTTTCCTGCGACCTCGAAATCGCAGCGGTAAGCGACCTCGAAATGAAGTCTCCCGGCGGCGGCAAGGCTCTCCTTTTCGAGAAGGTGACGGGCCATTCGATGCCCGTCCTCGTCAACGCCTTCGGCAGCAAAAAGAGAATCGCGATGGCGCTGAACGGCGACCCCGACTCCCACGCGGCGAGGATAGAGGAGCTTTTGCACCTCGCCCCGCCCACCGGTATCGGGGATTTTCTAAAGCTACTGCCCAAGGTGGCCTCTCTGCGTTCGGTGGTCCCCAGGAAGAAAAAATCCGGCAAACCGCCCTGTCAGGAGGTGGTCCTCACCGGCGAGGCTATCGACCTGACGAAGATTCCGGTCCTCACCTGCTGGCCGGACGACGGCGGCCCCTTCGTCACCCTCCCCTGCGTCGTTACGAAAGACCCCGCGACGGGAAGGCAGAACGTGGGGATGTACCGGATCCAGATTTTCGACAAGAAGACCACCGGGATGCACTGGCACATCCACAAGGACGGCTCGGTCAGCCACGACGCCCACCGCAGGCTGGGAAAGCGGATGGAGGTGGCCGTGGCCATCGGCACCGACCCCGCCGTCACCTACGCCGCCACCGCCCCGCTCCCGCAGGGTATCGACGAGTTCATGTTCGCCGGATTCCTGCGCCAAAAGCCGGTGGAGCTGGCCAGATGCGTCACCGTGGACCTCTGGGTTCCCTCTACCGCCGAGATAATCCTCGAAGGTTACGTCGAGCCGGGAGAAACTCGGATAGAGGGGCCCTTCGGCGACCACACCGGCTACTACTCGCCCGCCGACCCCTACCCGGTCTTCCACCTCACGGCGATAACCCACCGCAAAAACCCGGTCTACTTCGCCACGGTGGTCGGCATTCCCCCGATGGAGGACGAGTGGCTCGGGTGGGCTACCGAGAGGCTCTTTTTGCCGCTCCTTCGCACCAACTGGCCTGAGGTCGTTGAGATGCACCTCCCGGTGGAGGGGGTCTTCCACAACCTCTGCCTCGCCTCCATACGAAAACTCTACCCGATGCAGGCCAGGAGGCTGATGAGCGGCTTTTGGGGCGCGGGACAGATGAGCTTCACCAAGACCATCTGCGTGATGGAGGAAAACGACCCCGTACGCGACCCGGCGGCGGCGCTCAAAGTCGTCCTCGACAGGGTCCGCATCCCCGAAGACCTCGTCTTTTCCGAGGGAGTGCTGGACGCCCTCGACCACTCCTCCCCCCACCCCCTCTGGGGCGGCAAGTTCGGCGTAGACGCCACGGTGAAGATCGAGGGCGAGCCGGGAGCGGGAGAAATCCTTCCGGCCTCTCCCCCTGTAGGGCCGGAAGAGGTATATTCAAAACTCAAGAGTTCTTTTCCGGGCCTTCTAAGCTGCCTTGCGCCGGTCCGCGGGACGCGCCTCGGCCTTTTTCTCCTCGTCCTCGAAAAGAGGCGGCCGGGGGAAGGTGCGGAGCTTGCGAAAAGCGCCCTCGGGTGCGAGGGAGTGGACATAGCCGTAGCCGTCGAAGGGAGCGCGGGCGACCCCCTCGGGGTTCTGGCCTGGAGGGCGTTCTCCTCGGTCGATCCGAAGCGGGACATCGCCGTGACCGGCAAAAAGCTGGCGATAGACGCCACCTTCAAATCCGGCCCGGAAGAGGGCCATTTCCGCGAGTGGCCAAAAGAGGTATCTCATCCGCCCGAAGTCATTACAAAGGCGAGGAAGCTGCTAAAAGATGAGTGA
- a CDS encoding futalosine synthase, protein MESLRIGRIGFANCTPIFRALEEDEEAGGLSFVRGVPTELNKKLREGEIDISPSSSFEYLANQELYGFLPDLSISSIGEVASVLLFSKVSLERLDGAKVALTPASATSVALLKVILEGMKGIKPEYVTVSEGGEALLLIGDEALRAAKAGAYPFVYDLGKLWLDQTGDPFVFALWIARRDRYAEKPEAFRKLYRRLIAARQRAYRSFARYAADAEEAKWLGVEELVEYWQTISYDLTAWHLRGLENFAREAEKLGLIEKLLPLRPLDVA, encoded by the coding sequence ATGGAAAGCCTGAGAATCGGAAGAATCGGTTTCGCGAACTGCACACCCATCTTCAGGGCTCTGGAGGAGGACGAGGAGGCCGGGGGGCTTTCCTTCGTCAGGGGCGTTCCCACCGAACTGAACAAAAAGCTCCGGGAGGGGGAGATAGACATCTCGCCTTCGAGCAGCTTCGAGTACCTCGCCAATCAGGAGCTTTACGGCTTTTTGCCCGACCTTTCCATCTCCTCCATCGGGGAGGTGGCCTCGGTGCTCCTCTTCAGCAAAGTTTCCCTCGAACGGCTGGATGGGGCGAAGGTTGCGCTGACCCCCGCCTCGGCGACCTCCGTCGCGCTCCTTAAGGTGATTCTGGAGGGGATGAAGGGGATAAAGCCCGAGTACGTCACAGTAAGCGAGGGAGGAGAGGCGCTTCTCCTCATCGGCGACGAGGCCCTGCGCGCCGCGAAAGCGGGCGCGTACCCCTTCGTCTACGACCTCGGCAAGCTCTGGCTGGACCAGACCGGCGACCCCTTCGTCTTCGCCCTCTGGATAGCGAGGCGCGACCGCTACGCCGAAAAGCCCGAGGCCTTCAGGAAACTTTACCGCCGCCTGATAGCGGCGAGGCAGAGGGCCTACCGCTCCTTCGCCAGATACGCCGCAGACGCCGAGGAGGCGAAATGGCTGGGGGTGGAGGAACTGGTCGAATACTGGCAGACGATCTCCTACGATCTGACCGCCTGGCATCTTCGCGGCCTCGAAAATTTCGCGAGGGAGGCCGAAAAGCTGGGGCTGATTGAAAAGCTGCTTCCGCTTCGCCCTCTCGACGTCGCCTGA